A single genomic interval of Aquisalimonas asiatica harbors:
- the yihA gene encoding ribosome biogenesis GTP-binding protein YihA/YsxC, with the protein MSDRYTQTRFLKSANELSQLPPDTGLEVAFAGRSNAGKSSALNALTGQKRLARISKTPGRTQLINIFPVDEDRALIDLPGYGYAKVPAAIKHHWDRVLPQYLDRRQALRGLMLIMDIRHPLKDFDRQMLAWCDHAGLPVHVLLNKADKLKRGAAASALMAVRRALEEEFPDTSVQLFSALRATGVEEARDVLDAWFAADPD; encoded by the coding sequence ATGTCAGACCGCTACACCCAGACCCGGTTCCTCAAGAGCGCCAACGAGCTCTCACAGCTGCCCCCGGATACCGGGCTCGAGGTGGCCTTCGCCGGACGCTCCAATGCCGGCAAGTCGAGCGCCCTGAACGCGCTGACCGGGCAGAAGCGCCTGGCCCGGATCAGCAAGACGCCGGGGCGGACGCAGCTCATCAACATCTTCCCGGTCGACGAGGATCGGGCACTCATCGATCTGCCCGGCTACGGTTACGCCAAGGTGCCGGCGGCCATCAAACACCACTGGGACCGGGTGCTGCCGCAGTACCTGGATCGCCGGCAGGCGCTGCGCGGCCTGATGCTGATCATGGATATCCGCCACCCGCTCAAGGACTTCGACCGCCAGATGCTCGCCTGGTGCGATCACGCCGGCCTGCCGGTGCACGTGCTGCTGAACAAGGCCGACAAGCTCAAGCGCGGCGCGGCGGCGTCCGCTCTCATGGCAGTGCGGCGCGCACTGGAGGAGGAGTTCCCGGACACCTCGGTGCAGTTGTTCTCGGCCCTGCGGGCCACCGGCGTGGAAGAGGCACGGGATGTTCTGGATGCCTGGTTCGCGGCGGATCCGGACTGA
- the polA gene encoding DNA polymerase I has protein sequence MAERSDGQPLILVDGSSYLFRAFHALPPLTNSAGDPTGAVYGVVNMLRKLLTEYEPTHIGVVFDAPGRTFRDDLFEQYKANRPGMPEDLRPQIEPLKQIVRAMGLPLVEVGGVEADDVIGTLARQAAADGRDVIISTGDKDMAQLVTERVTLLNTMSGTSLDMDGVREKFGVPPERIIDYLALVGDTSDNIPGIPKVGPKTAVKWLDAYGDLDGVVANADAIKGKVGESLREHLDDLPLSRDLATIRCELDLDQSPDDLQRGEPDTASLRELYRQQEFSGWLSQLGDDGGEAGDADAPGGDYSMVTEQAEFDAWLARLRDAGLFAFDLETDSLNYMEANIVGLSFAIEAGEAIYIPVAHDGPGAPEQLDRQQVLDALKPLLEDPEHPKVGQNLKYDMSVLARYGIDLQGVRHDTMLQSYVLDSTATRHDMDSLALKYLGRGTTKYEDVAGKGARQITFNQVGVDEATDYACEDADVTLQLHQTLWPRVQAIPSLQAVYEAIEVPLLPVLSRMERHGVLVDRELLRTQSTELAKSMQRLEQAAHDAAGGPFNLSSPKQIQEILFERQGLPVLQKTPKGQPSTAESVLQELAADYELPRLIIEHRGLSKLKSTYTDKLPQMVNPHTNRVHTSYHQAVAATGRLSSSDPNLQNIPIRSEEGRRIRKAFIAAPGYRLMAADYSQVELRIMAHLSGDETLKRAFAERQDIHRATAAEVFGASPGQVTDEQRRAAKAINFGLIYGMSAWGLARQIGVERGEAQQYVDLYFDRFQGVKAYMDGTRARAREQGFVETVYGRRLYLPEINASNQQRRQYAERTAINAPMQGTAADIIKRAMIRVDEWLRADEPDVLMVMQVHDELVFEVPESEVDAVAARVRELMVDAATLDVPLDVDIGVGQNWEEAH, from the coding sequence ATGGCAGAGCGCAGCGACGGGCAACCCCTGATTCTGGTGGACGGCTCCTCCTACCTGTTTCGGGCCTTCCACGCTCTGCCACCCCTGACCAACTCCGCGGGCGACCCCACCGGGGCCGTCTACGGGGTGGTCAACATGCTGCGCAAGCTGCTGACAGAGTACGAACCCACCCACATCGGCGTGGTGTTCGATGCGCCGGGGCGCACCTTCCGGGATGACCTCTTCGAGCAGTACAAGGCCAACCGCCCGGGCATGCCCGAGGATCTGCGCCCGCAGATCGAGCCCCTGAAGCAGATCGTCCGCGCCATGGGGCTGCCCCTGGTGGAGGTGGGCGGCGTCGAGGCGGACGACGTCATCGGCACCCTGGCCCGGCAGGCCGCCGCCGACGGCCGCGACGTGATCATCTCCACCGGTGACAAGGACATGGCCCAGCTCGTCACCGAGCGGGTGACCCTGCTCAACACCATGAGCGGCACGTCCCTGGACATGGACGGCGTGCGCGAGAAGTTCGGCGTGCCGCCGGAGCGCATCATCGACTACCTGGCCCTGGTGGGTGACACCTCCGACAACATCCCCGGCATCCCCAAGGTAGGGCCCAAGACCGCGGTGAAATGGCTGGACGCCTACGGCGATCTGGACGGCGTGGTGGCCAACGCCGATGCCATCAAGGGCAAGGTGGGTGAAAGCCTGCGCGAGCACCTGGACGACCTGCCCCTGTCGCGGGATCTGGCCACCATCCGCTGCGAACTGGATCTGGACCAGAGCCCGGACGACCTGCAGCGCGGTGAACCGGACACCGCCAGCCTGCGCGAACTCTACCGCCAGCAGGAGTTCTCCGGCTGGCTGTCCCAGCTCGGCGATGACGGCGGTGAGGCGGGCGACGCCGATGCGCCCGGCGGCGACTACAGCATGGTCACCGAGCAGGCGGAGTTCGACGCCTGGCTGGCGCGGCTGCGGGATGCCGGGCTGTTCGCCTTCGATCTGGAGACGGACAGCCTCAACTACATGGAAGCCAACATCGTCGGCCTGTCGTTCGCCATCGAGGCCGGTGAGGCGATTTACATCCCCGTGGCCCACGACGGCCCGGGCGCGCCCGAGCAGCTCGACCGCCAGCAGGTGCTGGACGCCCTCAAACCGCTGCTGGAAGACCCGGAGCACCCCAAGGTCGGCCAGAACCTGAAGTACGACATGAGCGTTCTGGCCCGCTACGGCATCGATCTGCAGGGTGTGCGCCACGACACCATGCTCCAGTCCTACGTGCTGGACTCCACCGCCACCCGCCACGACATGGACTCCCTGGCGCTCAAGTACCTGGGGCGCGGCACCACCAAGTACGAAGACGTGGCCGGCAAGGGAGCCAGGCAGATCACCTTCAACCAGGTGGGTGTGGACGAGGCCACGGACTACGCCTGCGAGGACGCCGACGTGACCCTGCAGCTCCACCAGACCCTGTGGCCGCGGGTGCAGGCCATTCCGTCGCTGCAGGCGGTCTACGAGGCAATCGAAGTGCCGCTGCTGCCGGTGCTCTCGCGCATGGAGCGCCACGGCGTGCTGGTGGACCGCGAGTTGCTGCGCACCCAGAGCACCGAGCTGGCGAAGAGCATGCAGCGGCTGGAACAGGCCGCTCACGACGCCGCCGGTGGCCCCTTCAACCTGAGTTCGCCCAAGCAGATCCAGGAGATCCTGTTCGAGCGCCAGGGGCTGCCGGTGCTGCAGAAGACCCCCAAGGGGCAGCCCTCCACCGCCGAGTCGGTGCTGCAGGAGCTGGCGGCGGACTACGAGCTGCCCAGGCTCATCATCGAGCACCGTGGCCTGTCCAAGCTCAAGTCCACCTATACCGACAAGCTGCCGCAGATGGTCAACCCGCACACCAACCGGGTGCACACCTCCTACCATCAGGCGGTGGCCGCCACCGGCCGGCTCTCCTCCAGCGATCCGAACCTGCAGAATATCCCGATACGTAGCGAGGAGGGGCGGCGCATCCGCAAGGCGTTCATTGCCGCGCCCGGTTACCGTTTGATGGCGGCGGACTACTCCCAGGTGGAGCTGCGCATCATGGCGCACCTCTCCGGCGACGAGACCCTCAAGCGCGCCTTTGCCGAGCGCCAGGACATCCACCGAGCCACCGCCGCGGAGGTCTTCGGCGCGAGCCCCGGGCAGGTGACCGACGAGCAGCGCCGCGCCGCCAAGGCGATCAACTTCGGCCTGATCTACGGCATGTCCGCCTGGGGGCTGGCGCGGCAGATCGGCGTGGAGCGCGGTGAGGCGCAGCAATACGTGGATCTCTATTTCGACCGCTTCCAGGGCGTGAAGGCGTACATGGACGGCACCCGCGCCCGGGCCCGGGAACAGGGCTTCGTGGAGACCGTCTACGGCCGCCGCCTGTATCTGCCCGAGATCAACGCCAGCAACCAGCAGCGGCGGCAGTACGCCGAGCGCACCGCCATCAACGCACCCATGCAGGGGACGGCGGCTGACATCATCAAGCGCGCCATGATCCGCGTGGATGAATGGCTGCGTGCCGACGAGCCGGATGTGCTCATGGTCATGCAGGTCCACGACGAACTGGTGTTCGAAGTCCCCGAGAGCGAGGTGGATGCGGTGGCGGCACGCGTGCGGGAGCTCATGGTCGACGCCGCCACCCTCGACGTGCCACTGGACGTGGACATCGGTGTGGGGCAGAACTGGGAGGAAGCGCACTGA